One region of Turicibacter bilis genomic DNA includes:
- the cps2T gene encoding beta 1-4 rhamnosyltransferase Cps2T: MRNVFIIGSKGIPSNYGGFETFVEKLTENKKSDEIKYHVSCLATDEKEFVYNDSRCFNVKVPNIGPAKAVYYDLAALKECIKYIKMNNIDNPIIYILACRIGPFMWLFKNVLKKYNITLFVNPDGHEWKRGKWSAPIKKYWKISERLMVKHADLLVCDSKNIERYIKEDYSKYNPQTTFIAYGADSEKSKLADDDLTLINWYKEKNIKQNEYYLVVGRFVPENNYETMITEFMKSNTKKDFVLITNVEQNKFYEELKIKTSFDQDSRIKFVGTVYDQELLKKIRENAYGYLHGHEVGGTNPSLLEALATTDLNLLLDVGFNKEVGMDGAVYFSKEKNHLATLINKLEEMSEAERFILGEKAKDRIEKNYTWTKIVNEYECLFLTLF, translated from the coding sequence ATGAGAAATGTTTTTATCATAGGTTCAAAAGGAATACCTTCAAATTATGGTGGTTTTGAAACATTTGTTGAAAAGCTTACTGAAAATAAAAAAAGTGATGAGATTAAATATCACGTTTCTTGTTTGGCAACAGATGAAAAAGAATTTGTCTATAATGATTCTCGCTGTTTTAATGTAAAAGTTCCTAATATTGGTCCTGCCAAAGCTGTTTATTATGATTTAGCAGCTTTGAAAGAATGCATTAAATACATTAAAATGAATAATATCGATAATCCAATTATTTATATTCTAGCTTGTCGAATCGGTCCTTTTATGTGGTTATTCAAAAATGTATTAAAAAAATATAATATAACTTTATTCGTTAATCCGGATGGTCATGAGTGGAAGCGTGGGAAATGGAGTGCACCAATTAAAAAGTATTGGAAAATTTCAGAGCGATTGATGGTTAAACATGCTGATTTATTAGTCTGTGATTCTAAAAATATAGAAAGATATATTAAAGAAGACTACTCTAAGTATAATCCACAAACAACTTTTATTGCATATGGGGCAGATTCAGAAAAATCAAAGTTAGCAGATGATGATTTAACCTTAATTAATTGGTATAAAGAAAAAAATATTAAACAAAATGAATATTATTTAGTAGTTGGTAGATTTGTACCAGAAAATAATTATGAAACAATGATAACGGAATTTATGAAATCGAACACAAAAAAAGATTTTGTATTAATTACCAATGTTGAGCAAAATAAATTCTATGAAGAATTAAAAATTAAAACTAGTTTTGATCAAGATTCACGCATCAAGTTTGTTGGTACCGTTTATGATCAAGAATTATTGAAGAAAATACGCGAAAATGCCTATGGTTATTTGCATGGACATGAGGTTGGAGGGACTAACCCGTCTTTATTAGAAGCTTTAGCTACCACAGATTTAAACTTATTACTAGATGTTGGATTTAATAAAGAAGTTGGCATGGATGGAGCAGTCTATTTCAGTAAGGAAAAGAATCATTTAGCTACTTTAATTAATAAATTAGAAGAGATGAGTGAAGCGGAGAGATTTATCTTGGGAGAGAAGGCTAAAGATAGAATAGAGAAGAATTATACTTGGACAAAAATTGTTAATGAATATGAATGTTTATTTTTGACTCTGTTTTAG